In Mycobacterium gallinarum, a single window of DNA contains:
- a CDS encoding sterol carrier family protein translates to MSTSRRADPAMTRAAVSAVAAWLRDDGEPTPTRAELAEAVRLTARTLAALAPGNSVEVRVPPFVAVQCISGPAHRRGNPPNVVETDPRTWLLLATGLLDVADATAGGLLTSSGARAGEVAGWLPLVRLDG, encoded by the coding sequence ATGTCCACCTCTCGTAGGGCCGATCCGGCAATGACGCGTGCTGCGGTTTCGGCCGTCGCCGCGTGGCTGCGCGACGATGGCGAACCCACTCCTACGCGCGCCGAACTCGCCGAGGCGGTGCGATTGACGGCTCGCACGCTCGCCGCACTCGCGCCGGGGAACAGCGTCGAGGTCCGTGTCCCGCCATTTGTTGCGGTGCAATGTATTTCAGGGCCGGCGCACAGGCGAGGGAATCCGCCCAACGTGGTGGAGACCGACCCGCGAACGTGGCTGTTGCTCGCGACGGGCCTCCTGGACGTGGCGGACGCCACCGCGGGCGGGTTGTTGACGTCGTCCGGGGCGCGCGCCGGCGAGGTCGCCGGGTGGCTGCCGTTGGTCCGCCTCGACGGTTAG
- a CDS encoding MCE family protein, giving the protein MFVDRHNPPYRTAGAVLVVIAAVAASLLYMQFRGDFIPSTPLTLVSSRSGLVVEPGAKVTYNGVEIGRVARIGTVEVDGTAKAQLSLDVDPEYIELIPSNVIADVQATTVFGNKYVSFRSPEDPSAERVSSRDVIEVSSVSTEFNTLFETVLSLAEQVDPVKLNQTLTATAEAVTGLGDRFGESLSNGNTILDDLNARMPQIREDTRLVAGLVDVYADASPDLWDGLQNAVTTARTFNAQWDDIDAALMAALGFADPAADSLNRGGPYFVRGAADLIPTSKLFDYYSPQLLCTLRNFAEIEEKVAETLGGNGYSLSTSSGTFAGAGNPYIYPDNLPRVNARGGPEGRPGCWQKISRELWPAPYLVMHTGASIAPYNHAELGQPILIDYVWGRQVGELTINP; this is encoded by the coding sequence GTGTTTGTCGACCGCCACAATCCGCCCTACCGGACGGCGGGCGCGGTCTTGGTGGTGATCGCCGCGGTCGCGGCGAGCCTGCTCTACATGCAGTTCCGGGGCGACTTCATCCCGTCCACACCACTCACGTTGGTCTCGTCGCGCTCTGGCCTGGTCGTCGAACCCGGCGCGAAGGTGACCTATAACGGCGTGGAGATCGGTCGCGTCGCGCGCATCGGCACCGTCGAGGTGGATGGCACCGCGAAAGCGCAACTGTCCCTCGACGTCGACCCCGAATACATCGAGCTCATTCCGTCGAATGTGATCGCCGACGTGCAGGCCACCACCGTGTTCGGCAACAAGTACGTGTCGTTCAGATCACCGGAAGATCCTTCTGCAGAACGTGTTTCGAGCAGAGACGTGATCGAGGTGTCCTCGGTGAGCACCGAGTTCAACACCCTGTTCGAGACGGTGCTGTCACTTGCCGAGCAGGTCGACCCGGTCAAGCTGAACCAGACACTGACCGCCACGGCCGAGGCGGTGACGGGCCTGGGTGACCGGTTCGGCGAGTCGCTGTCGAACGGCAACACCATCCTCGACGACCTCAATGCGCGAATGCCGCAGATCCGCGAGGACACCAGGTTGGTGGCGGGTCTGGTCGACGTGTACGCCGATGCGTCACCGGATCTGTGGGACGGCCTGCAGAACGCGGTCACCACCGCGCGCACGTTCAACGCGCAGTGGGATGACATCGACGCGGCGTTGATGGCCGCGCTGGGCTTCGCCGACCCGGCTGCCGACAGTCTGAATCGCGGCGGACCGTACTTCGTGCGCGGCGCCGCGGATCTGATCCCCACGTCCAAACTGTTCGACTACTACAGCCCCCAGCTGTTGTGCACGCTGCGGAACTTCGCCGAGATCGAGGAGAAGGTCGCCGAGACTCTCGGCGGGAACGGCTACTCGCTTTCGACGTCGTCGGGGACGTTCGCCGGTGCGGGCAACCCGTACATCTACCCCGACAACCTGCCGCGGGTGAACGCCAGGGGCGGCCCGGAGGGTCGTCCGGGCTGCTGGCAGAAGATCTCCCGTGAGTTGTGGCCCGCGCCGTATCTGGTGATGCACACCGGCGCCAGCATCGCACCCTACAATCACGCAGAACTCGGGCAGCCGATCCTGATCGACTACGTGTGGGGCAGGCAGGTCGGCGAGCTGACCATCAATCCGTGA
- a CDS encoding PPOX class F420-dependent oxidoreductase, giving the protein MTFKSHEIEYLRRADLGRLATIQRDGTPQNSPVGFTFNEQLGTIDIAGYQMSKSQKYRNIAHNDRVAFVVDDIASREPWRVRCLEIRGTAEQAVIAPSQGAAGDHLDTAIIRVTPTRIISFGIDDQDTEPHQLTADIRDV; this is encoded by the coding sequence ATGACGTTCAAATCACATGAGATCGAATATCTTCGGCGGGCCGACCTGGGTCGGTTGGCCACCATCCAGCGCGATGGGACACCGCAGAACAGTCCGGTCGGATTCACCTTCAACGAGCAGCTCGGGACGATCGACATCGCCGGTTATCAGATGTCCAAGAGCCAAAAGTATCGCAACATCGCGCACAACGACCGGGTTGCGTTCGTCGTCGACGACATCGCGTCACGCGAGCCGTGGCGGGTGCGTTGCCTCGAGATTCGCGGCACCGCCGAACAGGCCGTGATCGCCCCCTCGCAGGGTGCGGCGGGCGACCATCTGGATACGGCGATCATCCGCGTCACCCCAACGCGGATAATCAGTTTCGGCATCGACGATCAGGACACCGAGCCGCACCAACTGACCGCGGATATCCGGGACGTGTAG
- a CDS encoding SDR family NAD(P)-dependent oxidoreductase translates to MTDRSASRTFVVTGAASGIGLATARRLLAEGGTVVGTDLAAPTEELGARFTFVAADVADEAAVAEVFAAVPGRVDGVVHSGGVAGGGPVHLLPKEEWERVISINLTGTFLVAKAALAKMIEQPRVDGERGSIVTLASVEGLEGTAGGSAYNASKGGVVLLTKNIALDYGPSGIRANAICPGFIDTPMLNAVMGLEGMEGPLQSITNEHALQRRGRPDEIAAMAAFLVSIDASFVTGQAIAVDGGYTAGRDHGVVKMFGFPD, encoded by the coding sequence ATGACAGACAGATCCGCATCCCGCACCTTCGTCGTCACCGGCGCCGCGTCAGGCATCGGCCTGGCCACCGCTCGGCGGCTGCTGGCCGAGGGCGGCACCGTCGTCGGCACCGACCTGGCCGCCCCCACCGAGGAGCTGGGCGCCCGTTTCACCTTCGTCGCAGCCGACGTCGCCGACGAAGCGGCGGTCGCCGAGGTGTTCGCCGCGGTTCCCGGCCGCGTCGACGGCGTGGTCCACTCCGGAGGTGTTGCGGGCGGAGGACCGGTACACCTGCTCCCCAAAGAGGAGTGGGAGCGGGTGATCTCGATCAACCTCACCGGCACGTTCCTGGTCGCAAAGGCCGCACTGGCCAAGATGATCGAGCAGCCGAGGGTCGACGGTGAGCGTGGTTCGATCGTGACGCTCGCCAGCGTCGAGGGCCTCGAAGGCACTGCCGGTGGTAGTGCCTACAACGCGTCCAAGGGCGGCGTCGTCCTTCTGACGAAGAACATCGCACTGGACTACGGCCCCAGCGGCATCCGCGCCAACGCCATCTGCCCCGGCTTCATCGACACCCCGATGCTCAACGCCGTGATGGGTCTCGAGGGCATGGAGGGCCCGTTGCAGTCGATCACCAACGAGCACGCACTGCAGCGCAGGGGCCGACCCGATGAGATCGCCGCGATGGCGGCCTTTTTGGTGTCAATCGATGCCTCGTTCGTCACCGGGCAGGCGATCGCGGTCGACGGCGGTTACACCGCGGGCCGCGATCACGGCGTCGTCAAGATGTTCGGCTTTCCCGACTGA
- a CDS encoding Rv0804 family intramembrane glutamic endopeptidase has translation MRTRQRSAVEALGLAALLVGWSLVAPRLPSRWHPAAHALVGAALVALTRAPVGFRHPGSGLRFGLGAAAPVVLGVAAATALPRVRQEMADRDLPDGALRWLLLGIPLGTVWSEEAAFRGALGTVAAQAFGTTGGRFLQAATFGFSHIADARRTGEPVVPTVLVTGLAGWVFGWLYERSGSLIGPMLAHLAINESGAVAALTVQNSRARGISL, from the coding sequence GTGCGCACCAGGCAACGTTCGGCGGTAGAAGCGCTGGGCCTGGCGGCCCTCCTCGTGGGGTGGAGCCTGGTGGCGCCGCGGTTGCCGTCGCGCTGGCACCCCGCCGCGCACGCCCTCGTCGGCGCCGCACTGGTCGCCCTGACGCGCGCGCCCGTCGGCTTCCGGCATCCGGGCTCGGGTCTGCGGTTCGGCCTCGGCGCTGCCGCCCCTGTCGTGCTCGGTGTCGCGGCGGCGACGGCGTTGCCGCGGGTGCGGCAGGAGATGGCCGACCGGGACCTGCCCGACGGTGCGCTCCGTTGGCTCCTGCTCGGTATCCCGTTGGGCACGGTGTGGTCGGAGGAGGCTGCCTTCCGCGGTGCGCTGGGCACCGTCGCCGCGCAGGCGTTCGGGACCACCGGCGGCCGGTTCCTGCAGGCCGCGACCTTCGGGTTCTCGCACATCGCCGATGCCCGCAGGACCGGAGAGCCCGTCGTTCCCACCGTGCTGGTCACCGGACTGGCCGGCTGGGTGTTCGGCTGGCTGTACGAGCGCTCGGGCAGCCTGATCGGCCCGATGCTGGCGCATCTGGCGATCAACGAGTCTGGTGCGGTCGCGGCACTGACAGTGCAAAACAGCCGTGCACGTGGGATTTCTCTGTGA
- a CDS encoding alpha/beta hydrolase has product MIAQTRERHPFYVWAWRLVRLDFVGIAFGALFFCLSLTPSLLPRDWLFQGLIGGLNAAIGYGIGVFGWRLFRRFVIRRRKGWPPPKRVQYVFKTATVVLAIATSVLMLIPAAQWQRQVSAVVGIEGPTTLGYLRTLIIAVLAGGACVGATRVLIDVIKSMARFFIRRWRLNDEVALFIGTAIVVVLTITLINGVLVRGFLTASNQVFQPQNFTTRPGIVQPLEPEKSGSPDSFAPWDTLGYQGRNFVATGPDAAELTELNGRPAKEPIRAYVGLQTADTDEQRMAVLLSELERTGAFERKLLVIIPTTGTGWINPVAARSLEMMYNGDTALVGSQYSYLPSWISFLGDQQKSMESGRMMIGAIHERWAKLPPDRRPKLVLYGESLGSMAGQGAFAWLPDIAEMGFSSVLWVGPPNASPLWSAITERRDPGTPEVRPRYDNGRTVRFSEATDAQQIATEGEKPWEGTRVLFMQHPSDPVVWWSEDLLFSRPDWLREPPGRDRTASMRWYPIITFWQVAVDMTNAGSVPAGHGHNYGDFVLDGWAAVAPPDGWTREDTQRIRIALQKTEAEDGPEY; this is encoded by the coding sequence GTGATTGCGCAGACCCGCGAACGACACCCCTTCTATGTCTGGGCATGGCGCCTGGTCCGGCTCGACTTCGTGGGAATCGCTTTTGGTGCACTGTTTTTCTGTCTGTCCCTGACGCCCTCGCTGTTGCCGAGAGACTGGCTGTTCCAGGGTCTCATCGGCGGGCTGAATGCGGCCATCGGCTACGGCATCGGCGTATTCGGCTGGAGGTTGTTCCGCCGCTTCGTGATTCGCCGACGCAAGGGTTGGCCGCCGCCCAAGCGGGTGCAGTACGTGTTCAAGACCGCGACGGTGGTGCTGGCGATCGCGACGAGTGTACTGATGCTGATCCCGGCCGCCCAGTGGCAGCGCCAGGTGTCGGCGGTGGTGGGTATCGAAGGGCCGACGACGCTCGGATACCTGCGGACACTGATCATCGCGGTGCTTGCAGGCGGTGCGTGCGTGGGCGCGACCCGGGTGCTGATCGACGTGATCAAATCGATGGCGCGGTTCTTCATCCGGCGCTGGCGACTCAACGACGAGGTGGCCTTGTTCATCGGTACCGCGATCGTCGTCGTGCTGACGATCACGCTGATCAACGGTGTCCTCGTGCGTGGGTTTCTCACCGCGTCGAACCAGGTGTTCCAGCCGCAGAACTTCACCACGCGGCCCGGGATTGTTCAGCCGCTGGAACCCGAAAAGTCGGGCAGCCCAGACTCTTTCGCGCCATGGGACACCCTCGGGTATCAGGGCCGCAACTTCGTCGCGACCGGACCCGACGCCGCCGAGCTGACCGAACTCAACGGTCGGCCCGCCAAGGAGCCCATCCGCGCCTACGTCGGCCTGCAGACCGCCGACACCGACGAACAGCGAATGGCGGTGTTGCTCAGCGAACTGGAGCGCACCGGAGCGTTCGAGCGCAAGCTGCTGGTGATCATCCCGACCACCGGCACCGGGTGGATCAACCCGGTCGCCGCACGGTCGTTGGAAATGATGTACAACGGCGACACTGCGCTGGTCGGCTCGCAGTATTCGTATCTGCCGAGCTGGATCTCGTTCCTGGGCGACCAGCAGAAGTCCATGGAATCCGGCCGCATGATGATCGGCGCCATTCACGAACGCTGGGCGAAGCTGCCACCGGACCGGAGGCCGAAGCTTGTGCTCTACGGCGAAAGCCTCGGCTCGATGGCCGGCCAGGGCGCGTTCGCGTGGTTACCCGACATCGCCGAAATGGGCTTCTCGTCGGTGCTGTGGGTCGGCCCGCCGAACGCGAGTCCGCTGTGGAGCGCGATCACCGAGCGCCGCGATCCGGGTACCCCGGAGGTCCGGCCGCGCTACGACAACGGCCGGACAGTACGGTTCTCCGAGGCCACCGATGCCCAACAGATCGCCACTGAAGGGGAAAAACCCTGGGAGGGAACGCGTGTGCTGTTCATGCAGCACCCGTCGGATCCAGTCGTGTGGTGGTCGGAGGATCTCCTTTTCAGCAGGCCCGACTGGCTGCGGGAACCCCCGGGCCGTGACCGCACGGCGTCGATGCGGTGGTATCCGATCATCACGTTCTGGCAGGTCGCCGTCGACATGACCAACGCCGGATCGGTCCCGGCCGGGCACGGGCACAACTACGGCGACTTTGTGCTCGACGGCTGGGCTGCCGTCGCGCCGCCGGACGGCTGGACACGAGAGGACACCCAGCGGATTCGCATCGCACTCCAGAAGACCGAAGCCGAAGACGGTCCCGAATACTAG
- the purL gene encoding phosphoribosylformylglycinamidine synthase subunit PurL produces MNLVDTVDHATATPDQPQPHRELGLKDDEYQRIREILGRRPTDAELAMYSVMWSEHCSYKSSKVHLRYFGETTTEAMRAGLLAGIGENAGVVDIGDGWAATFKVESHNHPSYIEPYQGAATGVGGIVRDIMAMGARPVAVMDQLRFGAADAMDTRRVVDGVVRGIGGYGNSLGLPNIGGETVFDASYAGNPLVNALCVGVLRKEDLHLAFASGTGNKIILFGARTGLDGIGGVSVLASDTFGGDESGAAGRKKLPSVQVGDPFMEKVLIECCLELYAADLVVGIQDLGGAGLSCATSELASAGDGGMRIELDTVPLRAANMTPAEILSSESQERMCAVVTPENVDAFMAVCRKWDVLATVIGEVTDGDRLEITWHGETVVDVPPRTVAHEGPVYERPVERPGTQDALNADTSAKLPRPTTGDELRATLFAMLGSPHLCSRAYITEQYDRYVRGNTVLAENADGGVLRVDEASGRGIAISTDASGRYTALDPYTGAQLALAEAYRNVAVTGATPVAVTNCLNFGSPEDPGVMWQFSQAVRGLADGAAKLGIPVTGGNVSFYNQTGTTAILPTPVVGVLGVIDDVKRRIPTGLGTEPGETLILLGDTRDEFDGSIWAQVTGDHLGGLPPKVDLDREMLLADVLAAASRDGLVSAAHDLSEGGLIQAVVEAALTGETGCRIVVPEDFQEGTGPFTFLFSESTGRVLVAVPRTEESRFVAMCEARGLPATRIGVVDPGPRAGEAAVEVQGLFTASLEDLRSTSEGVLPGLFG; encoded by the coding sequence TTGAATCTTGTAGACACCGTCGACCACGCCACCGCCACACCCGACCAGCCCCAGCCGCACCGCGAGCTGGGCCTCAAGGACGACGAGTACCAGCGGATCCGCGAGATCCTCGGCCGTCGGCCCACTGACGCTGAGCTGGCGATGTACTCGGTGATGTGGAGCGAACACTGCTCCTACAAGTCGTCGAAGGTGCACCTGCGCTATTTCGGTGAGACGACCACCGAGGCGATGCGTGCCGGATTGCTCGCCGGCATCGGCGAGAACGCCGGCGTCGTGGACATCGGCGACGGGTGGGCGGCCACATTCAAGGTGGAGTCCCACAACCACCCGTCCTACATCGAGCCCTATCAGGGCGCGGCCACCGGGGTCGGCGGTATCGTGCGCGACATCATGGCCATGGGCGCGCGCCCGGTGGCGGTGATGGACCAGCTGCGATTCGGCGCGGCCGACGCGATGGACACCCGCCGCGTCGTCGATGGGGTCGTGCGCGGCATCGGCGGGTACGGCAACTCGCTGGGCCTGCCGAACATCGGCGGTGAGACCGTGTTCGACGCCTCCTACGCGGGCAACCCGTTGGTGAACGCCCTGTGCGTGGGGGTGCTCCGGAAGGAGGACCTGCATCTGGCGTTCGCCTCGGGGACCGGCAACAAGATCATCCTGTTCGGTGCGCGCACCGGGCTCGACGGCATCGGCGGCGTGTCCGTGCTGGCGTCGGACACGTTCGGCGGCGACGAGAGCGGCGCGGCGGGGCGCAAGAAGCTGCCCTCGGTGCAGGTGGGCGATCCATTCATGGAAAAGGTCCTCATCGAGTGTTGCCTCGAGTTGTACGCCGCCGATCTAGTGGTCGGCATCCAGGACTTAGGTGGCGCCGGATTGTCCTGTGCCACATCGGAACTCGCATCAGCCGGTGACGGCGGTATGCGGATCGAACTGGACACCGTTCCGCTGCGCGCGGCGAACATGACACCCGCGGAGATCCTGTCGAGCGAGTCCCAGGAGCGGATGTGCGCGGTTGTCACACCCGAAAACGTCGACGCGTTCATGGCGGTCTGCCGCAAGTGGGACGTGCTGGCGACCGTCATCGGTGAAGTCACCGACGGGGACCGCCTCGAAATCACCTGGCACGGCGAAACCGTGGTCGACGTCCCGCCGCGCACGGTCGCCCACGAGGGACCTGTCTACGAGCGCCCCGTCGAGCGTCCCGGCACCCAGGACGCGCTGAACGCCGACACCTCTGCGAAACTGCCACGGCCGACCACCGGCGACGAGCTGCGCGCGACGCTCTTCGCGATGCTTGGCAGTCCGCATCTGTGCAGCCGGGCCTACATCACCGAGCAGTACGACCGCTACGTTCGCGGCAACACCGTCCTCGCCGAGAACGCCGACGGCGGAGTGCTGCGCGTCGACGAGGCATCCGGCCGCGGCATCGCGATCTCGACCGACGCGTCGGGCCGTTACACCGCGCTCGACCCGTACACCGGCGCGCAACTCGCGCTGGCCGAGGCGTACCGCAACGTCGCGGTCACCGGCGCCACACCGGTGGCGGTCACCAACTGCCTCAACTTCGGCTCCCCGGAGGATCCGGGAGTCATGTGGCAGTTCAGCCAGGCAGTCCGCGGACTCGCCGATGGCGCTGCGAAGCTGGGCATTCCGGTCACCGGCGGCAACGTCAGCTTCTACAACCAGACCGGGACCACGGCAATCCTGCCGACCCCGGTTGTCGGTGTGCTCGGCGTCATCGACGACGTGAAGCGTCGCATCCCGACCGGACTAGGCACCGAACCCGGCGAAACCCTGATCCTGCTCGGCGACACCCGCGACGAGTTCGACGGCTCGATCTGGGCGCAGGTCACCGGCGACCACCTGGGCGGGCTGCCGCCGAAGGTCGACCTGGACCGAGAGATGCTGCTGGCCGACGTGTTGGCCGCGGCATCGCGTGACGGGCTGGTGTCGGCAGCGCACGATCTGTCCGAGGGCGGGCTCATCCAGGCCGTCGTCGAGGCCGCGCTGACCGGCGAAACCGGTTGCCGCATCGTCGTTCCCGAGGACTTTCAGGAAGGCACAGGTCCCTTCACATTCCTCTTCTCAGAGTCGACGGGCCGGGTGCTGGTGGCCGTGCCGCGGACCGAGGAGAGCCGGTTCGTGGCCATGTGTGAGGCGCGCGGACTACCGGCCACCCGCATCGGTGTCGTGGACCCCGGACCCCGCGCGGGAGAGGCCGCTGTCGAGGTGCAGGGCCTGTTCACCGCCAGTCTGGAGGACCTGCGAAGCACGTCGGAGGGCGTGCTTCCCGGGTTGTTCGGGTGA
- a CDS encoding VOC family protein codes for MALKVEMITFDCADPDALADWWARAAGGDVNAVAPGEFVMVTHEGRPALGFQRVPDPTPGKNKVHLDFHAADKEAEVARLIGLGARETARNSFGPEFDWVVMADPEGNAFCVAGG; via the coding sequence ATGGCACTCAAGGTGGAGATGATCACGTTCGACTGCGCCGACCCTGACGCCCTCGCCGACTGGTGGGCGCGCGCCGCGGGAGGCGACGTAAATGCCGTTGCACCAGGTGAATTCGTCATGGTCACCCACGAAGGCCGGCCGGCTCTGGGCTTTCAGCGCGTGCCCGATCCGACACCGGGCAAGAACAAGGTCCACCTGGACTTCCACGCCGCCGACAAGGAGGCCGAGGTGGCGCGGCTGATCGGCCTGGGCGCGCGCGAGACGGCGCGGAACAGCTTCGGGCCGGAGTTCGATTGGGTCGTGATGGCCGACCCCGAAGGCAACGCCTTCTGCGTCGCGGGCGGCTGA
- a CDS encoding nuclear transport factor 2 family protein: MTETQTQPKFSSEMWAAFWAAPDESRIGDILADDIVGYWQGEPKPVHGREAYTSKIVELITAVPDLRLELLDSATVDGGAPGEQLVYLHYVGKGTGPEGPIAIRGLDRVRARDGVVVENVIRYDLVAAE, translated from the coding sequence ATGACCGAGACCCAAACCCAACCGAAGTTCAGTTCCGAGATGTGGGCCGCGTTCTGGGCGGCACCCGACGAATCGCGCATCGGCGACATCCTGGCCGACGACATCGTCGGCTACTGGCAGGGGGAGCCGAAGCCGGTGCACGGTCGCGAGGCCTACACCTCGAAGATCGTCGAGCTCATCACCGCCGTACCCGACCTGCGGCTGGAGCTGCTGGACAGCGCGACCGTCGACGGCGGCGCCCCCGGCGAGCAGCTGGTGTACCTGCACTACGTCGGCAAGGGCACCGGGCCCGAGGGTCCGATCGCGATCCGCGGGCTGGACAGGGTCCGCGCCCGCGACGGCGTGGTCGTGGAGAACGTCATCCGCTACGACCTGGTGGCGGCTGAGTAG
- a CDS encoding M18 family aminopeptidase: MSASPQGLCEFIDASPSPFHVCETAADRLRAAGFAELDEGDAWQAEGRFFTLRAGSLVAWKAENGPSAPFRIVGGHTDSPNLRVKQHPDRFVSGWQVVALQPYGGAWLNSWLDRDLGISGRLSVRAGDAIEHHLIRIDEPILRVPQLAIHLAEDRKSVSLDPQRHVNAVWGVGSGTRSFLGYVADRAGVAVSDVLGADLMTHDLTPSTLAGAGNELLSAPRLDNQATCYAGLEGFLAAEPRGHVPVLALFDHEEVGSQSDHGAQSELLLTVLERITLAAGGGREEFLRRMPDSVVASGDMAHATHPNYPERHEPGHLIEVNAGPVLKVQPNLRYATDGRTAAAFALACAQADVPLQRYEHRADLPCGSTIGPMTSARTGIPTVDVGAAQLAMHSAREVMGAHDVAAYAAALQAFLSPG; this comes from the coding sequence ATGTCGGCAAGTCCGCAGGGCCTGTGTGAGTTCATCGACGCTTCGCCGTCGCCGTTCCATGTCTGCGAGACGGCGGCCGACCGATTGCGCGCCGCCGGCTTCGCCGAGCTGGACGAAGGCGATGCCTGGCAAGCCGAGGGCCGGTTCTTCACACTGCGGGCGGGTTCGTTGGTCGCCTGGAAGGCCGAGAACGGCCCGTCGGCGCCGTTCCGGATCGTCGGCGGCCACACCGACAGCCCGAATCTGCGCGTCAAACAGCATCCCGACCGCTTCGTCTCGGGCTGGCAGGTCGTCGCGCTGCAGCCGTACGGCGGGGCGTGGCTCAACTCTTGGCTGGACCGTGACCTCGGCATCAGCGGACGGCTGTCCGTCCGCGCCGGCGACGCGATCGAGCATCACCTGATCCGCATCGACGAGCCCATCTTGCGCGTACCGCAGCTGGCCATCCATCTCGCCGAGGACCGCAAATCGGTGTCGCTGGACCCACAACGTCACGTCAACGCCGTGTGGGGCGTCGGCAGTGGGACCCGGTCCTTCCTCGGCTACGTCGCCGACCGCGCCGGCGTCGCCGTGTCCGACGTCCTTGGCGCGGACCTGATGACCCACGACCTCACCCCGTCGACCCTCGCCGGTGCCGGAAACGAACTTCTCAGCGCGCCGCGGCTGGACAACCAGGCGACCTGCTACGCCGGTCTCGAGGGCTTCCTCGCGGCCGAGCCGCGCGGCCACGTGCCCGTGCTGGCGCTGTTCGATCACGAAGAGGTCGGCTCGCAGTCCGACCACGGTGCCCAATCCGAGCTGCTGCTCACCGTGTTGGAACGCATCACGCTGGCCGCCGGTGGTGGTCGCGAGGAATTCCTGCGCCGGATGCCGGACTCCGTGGTGGCGTCGGGCGACATGGCCCATGCCACGCACCCGAACTACCCCGAACGTCACGAACCCGGCCACCTCATCGAGGTCAACGCGGGACCCGTCCTCAAGGTGCAGCCGAACCTGCGCTACGCGACCGACGGGCGGACCGCGGCGGCGTTCGCACTCGCGTGCGCTCAGGCCGATGTGCCGTTGCAGCGCTACGAACATCGAGCCGATCTGCCGTGCGGTTCCACGATCGGACCGATGACGTCGGCGCGCACCGGCATCCCGACAGTCGACGTGGGTGCCGCGCAGTTGGCCATGCATTCGGCACGTGAAGTGATGGGCGCCCACGACGTCGCGGCGTACGCCGCTGCGCTGCAAGCGTTTTTGTCGCCGGGCTGA
- a CDS encoding Dyp-type peroxidase, translating to MPAPLPQPVTAPLTPAAIFLVLTIDDGGEAAVHDGLADIAGLVRAVGFRDPDKHLSVVTSIGSHAWDRLFSGPRPAELTPFIELSGPRHHAPSTPGDLLLHIKAMSMDMCFELAGRIVKALGAVAVVDETHGFRFFDNRDLLGFVDGTENPEGPLAVSATEIGDEDPDFAGGCYVHVQKYVHDMSSWDSLSVTEQELVIGRSKLEDIEMADDVKPSNSHIALNVIEGEDGTELKIVRHNMPFGEIGKDQYGTYFIGYSRTAAVTEQMLSNMFLGDPPGNTDHILEFSTAITGGKFFTPIVDFLNDPPPLPASEASQDVPAAAGVPVRDGSLGIGSLKGTR from the coding sequence GTGCCCGCACCACTGCCGCAGCCGGTCACGGCGCCACTCACACCTGCGGCCATCTTCCTGGTGTTGACCATCGACGACGGCGGCGAGGCGGCCGTGCACGACGGGCTCGCAGATATCGCCGGGCTGGTGCGTGCGGTCGGTTTCCGCGACCCCGACAAGCACCTGTCGGTGGTGACGTCGATCGGCTCGCACGCTTGGGACCGGCTCTTCTCGGGGCCGCGGCCCGCGGAGTTGACCCCCTTCATCGAGTTGTCCGGCCCACGTCATCACGCGCCGTCAACGCCAGGGGACCTGCTGTTGCACATCAAGGCCATGTCGATGGACATGTGTTTCGAGTTGGCGGGCCGGATCGTCAAGGCGTTGGGCGCTGTCGCCGTCGTCGACGAGACGCACGGATTCCGCTTCTTCGACAACCGCGATCTACTTGGGTTCGTCGACGGCACCGAGAACCCCGAGGGTCCACTTGCGGTGTCCGCCACCGAGATCGGCGACGAGGATCCCGATTTCGCCGGCGGCTGCTATGTGCACGTGCAGAAGTACGTACACGACATGTCGTCGTGGGATTCGTTGTCGGTCACCGAGCAGGAACTGGTGATCGGACGCAGCAAGCTCGAGGACATCGAGATGGCCGACGACGTCAAGCCCTCGAACTCGCACATTGCACTGAATGTCATCGAGGGCGAGGACGGCACCGAACTGAAGATCGTGCGTCACAACATGCCGTTCGGTGAGATCGGAAAAGACCAGTACGGTACGTACTTCATCGGTTACTCGCGAACGGCCGCGGTGACCGAGCAGATGCTTTCCAACATGTTCCTCGGTGATCCGCCGGGCAACACCGATCACATCCTGGAGTTTTCCACCGCCATCACCGGTGGGAAGTTCTTCACGCCGATCGTCGATTTTCTCAATGACCCTCCTCCGCTTCCGGCTTCGGAGGCATCACAAGACGTGCCCGCCGCTGCCGGCGTGCCCGTCAGGGACGGCTCGTTGGGCATCGGAAGCCTGAAAGGAACCCGTTGA